A single window of Flavobacteriales bacterium DNA harbors:
- a CDS encoding glycosyltransferase family 2 protein, whose amino-acid sequence MTVLPEISVVIPCRNEEAYIGRCLDAILALDYPQDNLKVYVCDGLSGDRTRGIVIEYAGRHHFIHLLDNPLKTTPNALNTGIREAMGSDVIVILGAHAEVYPDYLNQCVEAFTKGDNIGCVGGVLENVYQNQTSRIVSLAMASPFGVGNAFFRLGNKEGFVDTVAFGAYKREVFERVGMFDADLTRNQDDEFNYRVKKGGFGIYLSPAIRAKYHVRARYRNLFRQYYQYGYWKVFVNRKHRAVTSIRQLVPAFFVLFLLTTPVALFTFPRPWAGVMLSYLGIGLLFAFKKSWNPLVALRVWFTFWILHLAYGTGYLEGVFRFLLLQKNPSPKHQKSSR is encoded by the coding sequence ATGACCGTGTTGCCCGAAATATCCGTGGTGATTCCATGCCGGAATGAGGAGGCATACATCGGTCGGTGCCTGGATGCCATCCTTGCGCTCGACTATCCGCAAGACAATTTGAAGGTATATGTTTGTGACGGTTTGAGCGGTGATCGTACCCGGGGCATTGTGATCGAATATGCCGGACGGCATCACTTCATTCACCTGCTGGATAATCCCCTGAAAACAACGCCGAATGCACTCAATACGGGGATCCGTGAAGCAATGGGTTCGGATGTGATTGTGATCCTGGGCGCCCACGCTGAGGTGTATCCGGATTATCTCAACCAATGTGTGGAGGCATTCACCAAAGGTGACAACATCGGCTGTGTGGGAGGTGTATTGGAGAATGTATATCAAAACCAAACCTCCAGGATCGTTTCATTGGCGATGGCGTCTCCGTTCGGTGTGGGCAATGCTTTTTTCCGTTTGGGTAACAAAGAAGGCTTTGTGGATACGGTTGCCTTCGGGGCTTATAAAAGGGAAGTATTCGAGCGCGTGGGGATGTTCGATGCGGATCTGACGCGCAACCAGGATGACGAATTCAACTATCGTGTGAAGAAAGGCGGATTCGGGATCTACCTTTCACCTGCCATACGTGCCAAATACCACGTCAGGGCCCGATACCGGAATCTCTTCCGGCAATACTATCAATACGGATACTGGAAGGTTTTTGTCAACCGGAAGCACCGCGCGGTGACCTCTATCCGACAGTTGGTGCCAGCCTTCTTTGTATTGTTCCTGCTAACAACTCCCGTTGCCCTGTTCACGTTCCCGCGTCCATGGGCGGGTGTGATGCTGTCTTACCTGGGAATTGGGTTGCTGTTCGCTTTTAAGAAATCCTGGAATCCCCTGGTGGCATTGAGGGTATGGTTCACATTCTGGATTCTTCACCTGGCATATGGAACAGGGTACCTGGAAGGCGTGTTCCGGTTTCTGCTACTGCAGAAGAATCCTTCACCCAAACATCAAAAGAGCTCGCGGTGA
- a CDS encoding O-antigen ligase family protein — MKTWLQILRQQPWKFAVAALAFAIPSMPWFLPSLIVLIFVVTLWKQYYRQGLGKGARRKGLIVFPLFFLFHGIGLLYTQNMEYARHDLETKSALLFLPILMSWIPRPVLRDVYQVMLAYIAGCFTAMLECLGVASVHWLRTGENHFFYADLSLHQHTTYFALYVSLAIAMAYYFLLRANRSKKGKGFYAMWVSLVVVFSGFVLMLYSKAGMATMVMVHLITFAYFAKQRFGWWKTIVTMLLITVGSSVLIYVAVPHTAYRLHLIKESLLNHDKLDKTTVESTAVRVLVWHASKEVLKEHQPWGTGTGDVKDELLAMYKRLGMTGALKHELNSHNQYLQTWCALGIPGIVLLLLMLVYPFRRAIRESNYIYLVFLITFIFNLLSESMLEKQAGVVYFAFFNAFFFFWCHADRQPKDAISADAQFQ; from the coding sequence GTGAAAACCTGGTTGCAGATCCTGAGACAACAACCGTGGAAGTTTGCAGTGGCAGCACTTGCATTTGCAATTCCCAGCATGCCCTGGTTTCTGCCTTCGCTCATCGTGCTGATTTTTGTCGTAACGCTTTGGAAACAATACTACCGCCAGGGTCTGGGGAAGGGCGCCAGGAGGAAGGGCTTGATTGTGTTTCCCTTGTTTTTCCTGTTTCACGGCATCGGCTTGTTGTATACGCAGAACATGGAATATGCCCGGCACGACCTTGAAACGAAGTCGGCACTTTTGTTCCTGCCCATCCTGATGTCCTGGATACCCAGGCCGGTGTTGCGCGATGTATACCAGGTGATGCTGGCATACATAGCCGGTTGTTTTACCGCTATGTTGGAATGCCTGGGGGTTGCGAGTGTTCACTGGCTCCGAACAGGAGAGAATCATTTCTTTTACGCCGACCTGTCGTTGCATCAACACACCACATATTTTGCATTGTATGTCTCGCTCGCGATCGCCATGGCTTATTACTTTTTGCTTCGTGCAAACCGGAGCAAAAAAGGAAAAGGCTTTTATGCTATGTGGGTGTCGCTGGTTGTGGTGTTCTCCGGTTTTGTGTTGATGCTTTATTCCAAAGCGGGGATGGCAACCATGGTGATGGTGCATCTGATCACCTTCGCATATTTTGCCAAACAACGTTTCGGTTGGTGGAAGACCATCGTTACCATGTTGCTCATTACGGTAGGGAGTTCGGTGCTGATTTATGTAGCCGTTCCTCATACGGCATATCGGTTGCACCTGATCAAAGAATCATTGTTGAACCATGACAAGCTGGATAAAACCACAGTGGAAAGCACGGCCGTGCGCGTGTTGGTATGGCATGCGTCAAAAGAAGTGTTGAAAGAACATCAACCCTGGGGAACGGGAACAGGCGATGTGAAGGATGAATTGCTGGCCATGTACAAACGGCTTGGAATGACCGGTGCCTTGAAGCACGAACTCAATTCCCACAATCAGTACCTGCAAACATGGTGTGCCCTGGGTATACCCGGTATCGTGTTGTTGTTGCTGATGCTTGTCTATCCCTTTCGACGTGCAATCAGGGAAAGCAATTACATCTACCTCGTGTTTCTGATCACATTCATTTTTAACCTGCTCTCCGAGTCCATGCTGGAAAAACAGGCCGGGGTTGTGTATTTTGCATTCTTTAATGCTTTTTTCTTCTTTTGGTGTCATGCAGACAGGCAACCGAAGGATGCCATATCTGCTGATGCTCAATTCCAATGA
- a CDS encoding DegT/DnrJ/EryC1/StrS family aminotransferase: MKKTPFSPPRIDQKTIDAVTEVLRSGWITTGPKTKQFEQMLAAYCNVEKVLCLNSATAGLELMLRWYGVGPGDEVIVPAYTYCASANVIVHCGATPVFVDVLEDFTLDPEAVRKALTVHTKVIIPVDIAGWPCDYDALLALLSEPLVCEMFTPAHPNQEKLGRPMLLADAAHSLGGVYKNRMVGALADATVFSFHAVKNLTTAEGGAIAFSLPDSFDPQEVYNYLNIFSLHGQNKDARAKMEGNSWRYDVIEAGYKCNMTDIQAAMGCVELERYDETLARREKIFKGYAAALSQQDWAVLPPFRTADRVSSFHVFALRLKGFREEERDRLLQEMLARGVSVNVHFIPVPMLAYYKQLGYTIDDYPVAHDLFSHEISLPVYYDLSDQDAERVTDTLISCVQHILTNA; this comes from the coding sequence ATGAAAAAAACACCATTCTCGCCACCTCGGATTGACCAGAAGACCATTGATGCTGTGACAGAAGTGTTGCGTTCGGGATGGATCACCACCGGCCCCAAGACAAAACAGTTCGAACAGATGCTTGCGGCATACTGCAATGTGGAAAAGGTGTTGTGCCTGAATTCTGCCACGGCCGGACTCGAACTGATGCTGAGATGGTACGGTGTGGGCCCGGGTGACGAGGTGATTGTTCCGGCTTATACCTATTGTGCTTCGGCCAATGTGATTGTTCATTGCGGAGCTACTCCGGTGTTTGTGGATGTGCTGGAAGATTTTACGCTGGATCCCGAAGCAGTGAGAAAGGCCCTGACCGTTCACACCAAGGTGATCATTCCTGTGGATATTGCGGGATGGCCTTGCGACTACGATGCGTTGCTTGCATTGCTGAGTGAGCCCCTTGTTTGCGAGATGTTTACCCCGGCGCACCCCAACCAGGAAAAATTAGGACGACCCATGCTGCTTGCGGATGCCGCCCATTCATTGGGAGGTGTCTATAAGAACCGGATGGTGGGAGCACTCGCAGATGCCACCGTCTTTTCTTTCCATGCAGTGAAGAACCTGACCACTGCGGAAGGTGGTGCCATCGCATTCAGTTTGCCGGATTCATTTGATCCGCAGGAGGTGTACAATTACCTTAACATATTCTCATTGCACGGTCAGAACAAAGATGCTCGTGCTAAAATGGAAGGAAACAGCTGGCGCTATGATGTAATCGAAGCCGGTTATAAATGCAACATGACGGATATTCAGGCCGCCATGGGATGTGTGGAATTGGAACGATATGATGAAACCCTGGCAAGGCGTGAGAAAATATTTAAGGGATATGCTGCGGCGCTATCTCAGCAGGATTGGGCGGTTTTACCTCCTTTTCGTACGGCAGATCGCGTATCTTCCTTTCATGTGTTTGCCCTGCGTCTGAAGGGTTTCAGGGAAGAGGAAAGAGATCGTTTGCTCCAGGAAATGCTTGCCAGGGGCGTGTCGGTTAATGTGCACTTCATTCCTGTGCCCATGTTGGCATACTACAAACAGTTGGGGTATACGATTGATGACTACCCGGTTGCTCATGATCTCTTCAGTCATGAGATATCCCTGCCCGTCTACTATGACTTGTCTGATCAGGATGCGGAACGGGTCACCGATACACTGATATCTTGCGTGCAGCATATACTGACCAACGCCTAA
- a CDS encoding sugar transferase codes for MKRFFDFICSLILLMVLSPVLLVLAIWVGLDSPGGVFYKQERVGKGGKVFRLLKFRSMRPGSDKKGLLTVGFADNRITGAGRFLRKTKLDELPQLINVLKGDMSLVGPRPEVPRYVAMYNEVQQRVLDVRPGITDHASIRYFEENELLAQSSDPERTYIEEIMPKKLAINLEYVNHHNLMTDLGILFRTFLRMVRG; via the coding sequence ATGAAGCGTTTTTTTGACTTTATATGTTCCCTGATCCTTCTGATGGTGCTTTCTCCGGTTTTGCTGGTGTTGGCGATTTGGGTGGGGCTCGATAGTCCGGGCGGCGTATTTTATAAACAGGAAAGGGTCGGAAAAGGGGGGAAGGTATTTCGATTGCTGAAGTTCAGGTCAATGCGACCGGGATCTGACAAGAAAGGGTTGCTAACCGTTGGGTTCGCCGATAACCGCATCACAGGAGCGGGAAGATTTCTGAGAAAGACAAAGCTTGATGAACTGCCCCAACTGATTAACGTGTTGAAGGGAGATATGAGTTTGGTAGGTCCCCGCCCGGAGGTGCCCCGCTACGTGGCCATGTACAATGAAGTTCAACAACGCGTGCTGGATGTAAGGCCCGGAATCACCGATCATGCATCCATACGCTATTTTGAGGAAAATGAATTGCTTGCACAGTCATCGGACCCTGAGCGAACCTACATTGAAGAAATCATGCCCAAGAAATTGGCCATTAACCTGGAGTATGTGAACCACCACAATCTGATGACGGACCTGGGTATCCTCTTCAGGACATTCCTCCGGATGGTACGGGGATGA